The following proteins are co-located in the Candidatus Paceibacterota bacterium genome:
- a CDS encoding endonuclease/exonuclease/phosphatase family protein, translating into MKQIFTIMVVALGALAVRAEEITLATYNIEHFKNHFLAHQLEDQPIAREPAGKEILSELRKKNDEDNWETAQVILEPKFNPDILVIEEGCGQSDLNYFNRRWLNGAYATAIQFPSNTDRQQNLDLLMKPGFKLLERRDQYHLEPDPVGNDRGSRLFARGPVFVKVQTPGGYRLWVGLTHMKSKNPGPVATPEPGMGTAAERKGREARELRQKKIADTQWRNREARRTHEIIKELEKAGPSDVILLGDMNDSLGMDAFEPEAGGDALANLVGPEKDGLILATRPLTGGSQYSFHGYWRTGFREMIDHIVVTRSMKDKLGEVRIVTNGLAGVASDHFPVMIRLKTK; encoded by the coding sequence ATGAAACAGATTTTCACGATCATGGTGGTTGCGCTGGGCGCCCTGGCGGTGCGCGCGGAGGAGATTACGCTGGCCACCTACAACATCGAGCACTTCAAAAACCACTTCCTGGCCCACCAACTCGAGGACCAGCCGATTGCCCGGGAGCCCGCCGGCAAGGAAATCCTGAGTGAACTGCGCAAGAAGAACGACGAGGACAACTGGGAAACGGCCCAGGTCATCCTCGAACCGAAGTTCAACCCGGACATTCTGGTGATCGAGGAGGGGTGCGGCCAGTCGGACCTGAACTACTTCAATCGCCGCTGGCTCAATGGCGCCTATGCGACCGCCATCCAGTTCCCCAGCAACACGGACCGGCAACAGAACCTGGACCTGCTGATGAAACCGGGCTTCAAGCTTCTCGAGCGCCGGGATCAATACCACCTCGAACCGGACCCGGTCGGCAATGACCGCGGCTCGAGGCTCTTCGCCCGCGGGCCGGTATTCGTCAAAGTGCAGACGCCGGGCGGGTACAGATTGTGGGTGGGCCTCACCCACATGAAGAGCAAGAACCCGGGGCCTGTCGCCACCCCGGAGCCGGGCATGGGCACGGCCGCGGAGAGGAAAGGCCGGGAAGCTCGCGAGCTGCGGCAGAAGAAGATTGCCGACACCCAATGGCGGAACCGCGAGGCGCGCCGCACGCACGAGATCATCAAGGAACTGGAAAAGGCGGGGCCCAGCGACGTGATACTGCTGGGCGACATGAATGACTCCCTGGGCATGGATGCCTTCGAACCCGAGGCCGGCGGCGACGCCCTGGCCAACCTTGTTGGCCCCGAGAAAGACGGGCTGATCCTGGCGACCCGGCCGCTGACGGGAGGAAGCCAGTATTCCTTTCACGGCTATTGGCGGACGGGATTTCGCGAGATGATTGATCACATAGTCGTCACCCGTTCCATGAAGGATAAACTGGGCGAGGTCCGCATTGTGACCAATGGTTTGGCGGGCGTCGCCTCAGACCATTTCCCGGTGATGATACGGCTGAAGACGAAGTAA